The window TCCATCGCGCGAAACCGTGTACTGTGACGACAATCAGGTGCCGTCATGTTGAGTGCGCACCTACGCTTTGAGCTTCATCAAGAACGAGGCGAGGGTTTTTCCGAGTCCTTCGATGCGCGCCTGCTGCTTGGGATCTATCAGCGACCCGTCAGGCTGGATCGCCTCGCGTGCCTTGGCCACGGCGACCTGGTCTGGCAGGACGATGACGCCGATGCGCACTGGTTCACGCCAAATCGAACAGCATCACTTCCGCCCCTTGCTCGGCAACGACGGTGAGGCGACGTTCGTCGCCGATCGCCGCCCCGTCGCTCGTCTCCAAGAGCGCCCCGTTTACCTTGACCCGACCATGCAGGACTTGGAGCCATGCGTGACGCCCAACTTGAATGTCGTGGCTCACCGATTCGCCGGCGTTCAGCGACGACAGATAGAGCCGTGCGTCTTGACGAATCGTGAGCGAACGATCGGCACCTTCGGGCGAAGCCACCAGCCGAAGCCGGCCCCGTCGCTCGTCTTCGCTGAACGCACGCTGGTCGTAGGATGGCGGCAAACCTTCTCGCTCAGGCAGCAGCCAAATCTGGTAGAGATGCACGGCTTCATCGGCCGAGGGATTGAACTCGCTGTGCCGCACTCCGGTTCCGGCGGACATGTGCTGCAAATCGCCCGGCCTGATGATCGAACCGTTCCCCAAGCTGTCCTTGTGTTCCAAGGCACCTGCGAGGACGTAGGTGAGGATCTCCATGTCCCGATGGCCGTGCATTCCAAAGCCCTTGCCTGGCTGCAGCCGGTCCTCGTTAATGACCCGGAGCGAACGAAAAGCCATCTGGGCCGGGTCGTAGTAATCGCCGAAGGAGAAGGTGTGGTAGGTATCGAGCCAGCCGTGGTTGAAGTGGCCTCGATCTTTCGCTTTGAGTGTAACGATCATGTTCGACCTTCCATTATTCAAATAAATGGATCGGCACGCCGCTTCGCCACCTGGCAACTGGTAACGGTTATTAGTTGACGCTCCGGGCGGCACGCCGTCAACTGTGAACGGTTCACAGTTGGTGGCGCCGACGACTTGGCCCGTTCGTCAGGGAAGAGAGATGAGGGATGAAGGATGAGGGATCGAGAATGGCGGCGGATTTGCCTTCGTCCAGTGCCCGGTAGAGCTTCTGGGCGCGGGCGGTTCCTCCACGAATTG of the Pirellulales bacterium genome contains:
- a CDS encoding pirin family protein, which encodes MIVTLKAKDRGHFNHGWLDTYHTFSFGDYYDPAQMAFRSLRVINEDRLQPGKGFGMHGHRDMEILTYVLAGALEHKDSLGNGSIIRPGDLQHMSAGTGVRHSEFNPSADEAVHLYQIWLLPEREGLPPSYDQRAFSEDERRGRLRLVASPEGADRSLTIRQDARLYLSSLNAGESVSHDIQVGRHAWLQVLHGRVKVNGALLETSDGAAIGDERRLTVVAEQGAEVMLFDLA